CATCGCAAAGCCATCATATGGGGCAAATGCATCGGGGGATTCATGATGCAAGCAACGTCTTGGAGGGAACAACCCTTGATGACATGATCGCCGCCAAGGTCAACCAGATTTTCAAGCAGGAAAACTGCAACATATCAAAAACGGCACAGCGGCTTTCGATTGATCGCAATACCGTCAAGCGATGGCTGGGCAAGGACAGCAAGGCGCAAGGCACCTTGCCGCATTGATCAAGGCTGGCCGGAGCTGGCCCTAAAAGGCCTTGCCGCGCGCGGAAACCGGCCAGACAGTTTCAACCACGCCCTTGCGCACTCCAACATACCAGTCGTGAATATTGCAGGTGGGGTCGCAATGACCCGGCACAAGACGCAGTTTTTCATTGATCTTCAAAACGCCATCAGGATCGGCAATCGTGCCATGCTCGTCCGAGCATTCCAGATAGGAGACATCATCTCGGCCGTAGACGACGGGCAAGCCGCTATCCACCGACTGAACCTTCAAGCCCGCATCGACGATGGCGCGATCAGCCTTCACATGGCTCATGACAGAGGTCAGCAGGAATAAAGCATTCTGCCATTCTCCATCGTCAATGCGCTTGCCCTCTTCGTCCAGAACCCGGCCATAGTCCGCATCCATGAAGGCGTAGGAGCCGCATTGCAATTCATTGTAAACACCTGATGCTGTTTCGAAATAGTAGGAGCCGGTGCCACCGCCCCCAACAATATCGCAAGCAAGACCAGCTTCATCCAGAAGTTTCAGGCATGCCTTGACCATCGCAATGGCAACATCAACCTTGGCCTTGCGCTCTTGATAGGTGGACAAATGTTGCATGGAGCCCTGATAGGCCTGAAGCCCTGCGAATTTCAGCCCGTGAGCCTTGTTGATTGCCGTGGCGAGCTGCAACGCTTTCTCAGGATCGGACACGCCGCAACGCCCTGCTCCGCAGTCAATCTCAACAAGGCACTCGATTTCTGTCTCATGCTTGCGGGCGGCTCTCGACAACTCGTCGACATTATCCATATCATCGACACAGACAATGGTGCGCGCACCCAGCTTGGGCAGGCTGGCGAGCCGGTCGATCTTGTGCGGATCGCGAACCTGATTGGAGACAAGCAGATCGGAAATGCCACCACGCGCGAAAACCTCGGCCTCGGAAACCTTCTGGCAGCAAACCCCGCAGGCACCGCCAAGTTCCATTTGGAGCAATGCGATGTCGACAGATTTGTGCATCTTGCCGTGCAGGCGGTGGCGCATGCCATGAGCCTTGATATAGGCCCCCATCTTCTTGATGTTATTTTCCAGCGCATCAAGATCAAGGATCAGACACGGGGTCTGGATTTCAGCTTCCTTCATGCCCGGGCAGGCAGGAATATCAAATCCGACCTCCAGATGCTCAAGTTCAAGATGTTCGCTATTTTCGACCGGAGACACTGTTTGGTTCCTTCTGACTGGCTGGCTGGTTTGATTTTCTTATATTTTTGTCTACAGCAACAGATCGCACAGGAACGCATGGTGTCAACAGGGGAAGTCCGTTTTTCCAGGATCTCTCCGTGACTGTGATCAAATCCCAAGGCAAAGAAAAGGGCCGACATCATGCCGACCCGATGGGTTTTGTACTATATTTTACAGATTTCCTGATCGATACAGTCAGTCATGCTGAAGGGCAGTCATTATACCGCGCAACTCGGCAAGGCCCTTCATGCGCCCGATAGCCGGATAGCCCGGCTGGGCTTTGCGCTTCTGATCATCCATGATGTCAAGCCCATGGTCAGGGCGCATGGGGATAGACCAATCGTCGCGCCCTTCAGCCTTGCGTCTTGCTTCCTCATCCAATGCTGCCTGCATCAAGGCGACCATATCCACATGTCCGCCCAAGTGCTCGGCTTCATAGAAGGAGCCCTTGATCGCATCGCTTTCCAAGGCAACATTGCGGAAATGGAGGAAATGCACCCGATCACCCAACCGTTTCATCATGCCGGGCAGGTCATTGTCTGGCCGGGCGCCAAGAGAACCGGAACAAAGTGTAATCCCGTTGGCCGGAACATCAACGGCGTCCATCATGTATTTATAATCAGCCTCGGTGGACATGATGCGCGGCAAGCCAAGCAAACCAAAAGGCGGATCATCAGGATGACAGCACAAACGCAAGCCAAGGGTTTGGGCGAGCGGAGCGACCTCCTCAAGAAAGGCGATGAAATGGGCGCGCAACTGGTCTTGGGAGATATTGTCATATTCGGCCAGGTTGGCTCTCACCTTGTCCATGGATGGCGCTTCGGCATCGCCGGGCAAACCATAGATGATTGATCCGGCCAGTAACTCACGGCCAGCCTCGTCGAGCGCTTCAAACCGGCGCCTTGCCTCTTCAATAACGTCTGCAGGAAAGTCTTCATTTGCACCGGCTCTCTCAAGAATGAACAGGTCGAAGGCAGCAAAATCGATCAGATCAAACCGCATGCAAGTCGCCCCGGTTGGCAATCGATAGGTCAGATCGGTTCGGGTCCAGTCCAGAACAGGCATGAAATTGTAGCAGATAACCTTGATGCCAGCGCTTGCAAGATTTTTCATGCTCTGTTTGTAATTCTCGAGATGGGTACGCCAGTTGCCTTTTTGCTTTTTGATGTCTTCGGAAACGGGCAGGCTCTCAACCACTTCCCAAGAAAGGCCAGAGGGAGACCCATTTTTCTTTCTTGCAATGATCTCCTTGCGGGCGGTGATTTCTTCCGGGCTCCATACATCACCGGTCGGAATGTGATGCAAAGCGCTGACAACGCCTTCCACACCTGCCTGAAGCATATCCTCAATTCCTACCCGGTCTTGAGGACCAAACCATCGCCACGTCTGACGCATTTGCCGTCTCCCATATTGTTTTTTGGCGCAGATGCTCAGACATCTGCCGGACGATGGACATAGTCCAAATCAGAGGAACAATTCCATCCAGATGCAATGCGCATATGGTCCAATCCTATGCGCCTCCTCGTCGCGTTATATCAATAACTAGCACAGACAAATCCGGTTGACAAGTATGGTGGTAGACCGGTATGGTGGTTTTCAATTGGAGGATAATACATGTCGCTGTTTGAGGAGTTGGAGCAACAAAATATTGATCTGCGCTTGCCTGTCGCACCGCAGATTCATGCGATCTTGCGCCAACAGATCATTCGCAATCAACTGACGCCGGGAAGCCGTATGTCGGAGGCAGAATGGGCTAACGCCTTTGCGGTCTCTCGCCAGCCGGTGCGGGAGGCATTCATCAAGCTGGCCAATGATGGCCTGCTCGACATTTTGCCAAATCGCGGCAGTTTTGTGAAAAAGATCTCCCCTGCGGCAGTGATGGACGCACGCTTTGTGCGCGAAGCAATCGAGGCCGACATTGTTCGGCTTGTTGCTGAAACACATGATGAAGCGTTGGATCGGGAACTATCCAACCAGATTGAGCATCAACAAAGAGCAGTAGACACGGACGACCCTGACGCCTTTATCGCACTGGACGAATTGTTCCATCAAACCTTGGCGGAATCCGTCCGCAAGACGGGAGCCTGGGCGGTGATCCAGAGCCAGAAAGCCCAGATGGACCGGGTGCGCTACCTTAGCCTTGTTGATCACAACACCGCGAAATTGCTGGAGCAGCACCGAGCTATCGTTTCGGCGATTGCTGCCCACGATACCGCAGCAGCCGAAGCTGCCATGCGGTCCCACCTGAGGCGAATCCTGAAGGATTTGCCGCAGATTGCACAAGAAAAGCCTGAACTGTTTGAACCGGGGGACGGCTAGTCCCCATCGACAATGACTGGGAGGAACAAATGTCATTTTCGGCCCTTAGCAAGACCATCTTGGCTGGCGCAATCGTCAGCCTTCTCGGCTCCACTGCCATGGCAGCAGACTACACTCTGAGCATCAATACCGCTCTTGCCACATCTGACCCGCTTTACAAGGGACTGGAAGCATTCCAGACCAATGTGAAAGACGCTTCTGATGGTCGCATCGAAGTCAAATTGTTCCCTAACTCCCAGCTCGGCCCCGATGAAGACGTTCTGGAGCAGGCCCGCGCTGGCGCCCCTGTTGCCGTGATCGTCGACGGTGGTCGCCTTGCCGTTTTCGAAAAAGAATTGGGCGTTCTGGGCGCACCGTTCCTGGCCTCTGGCTATGAAGGCATCCGCAAGGTTGTTACCTCGGACCTGTTTGAGGGATGGGTCAAAAAGCTTCATGATACCTCCGGCCATCAGATTCTCTCCTTCAATTGGTGGCAGGGTGAACGCCATCTGCTTACCAACAAGGAAGTTAACGTTCCTGCTGATCTCAAGGGCGTTCGCATGCGCACGCCGGGTGCTCCGGTATGGACCGGCACAATTGCCGCGATGGGCGCAACACCGACACCAATGCCTTGGGGCGAAGTCTACTCGGCTCTGTCTGCCAATGTCATCGACGCCGCTGAAGCACAGTTGCCTGCAATCGTCGGCGCGAAACTCGACGAAGTCATCAAATATGTCACCAAGACCGGCCATATCAATCTGATTACCGGTATGGTCACCTCGGCAATGTGGTTCGACAGCCTGCCTGCTGACTTGCAGAAAGTCTTGCGCGACGAAGCGCTCAAGGCTGGTGACATCGCATCTTACGGCACCCTGAAATCCTTCGAAGGCATCGAAAAGGAACTGAAGGAAAAAGGCGTTGAGGTCCGCGAAATCGACGTCACGCCGTTCAAGGAAGCCACCGCCAAGGTGTATGACGACCTGGGCTACGGCGATCTGCGCGACAAACTCCGCGCCATGGCCGCAGAATAAAGCGCAAGATTTGAAGACCGCCGCCAAATTGGGCGGCGGTTCTTTTCCTGCTCAATATATCAAAGCGCTCCTCCGCCCCCCAATTAAGGCCCCCGAGGTTTTGCGCGTTTATGAAAATAATCCGCTCCATTCTTCCGTTCCCCGTTTTGGAGGAATGCACAAACGAACGAGGCTGTTATGCCGGGGTTTCTGGGAAAAATCGAATTTGTTGTTGGTGCGGTCCTTCTGGCCGTGATTACATTTCTGGTGTTTATTGCTGCGGTCATGCGCTTCTTTGGACACCCCCTGATCTGGTCTGTGGACTTGGCGCAATTGCTGTTCATCTGGCTTTGCTTCATTGGAGCGACGCGCGCCATGCGGGAGCGCGTCCATTTGGGTGTCGACTTTCTGGTTCGCCTGTTCCCCTTTGCTGCCAGACGCCTGATCGAAACCGCACTTGCCTTCCTCTTCATCGCCTTTCTGATGGTGTTAGCCTACGAGGGCTACAAATTGACCATGCTCAACTGGCAGCGCGTGTTCGGGGATTCAGGACTTTCCTACGCTTGGGTGACGATCTCTGTTCCCGCAGGATCCATCCTGCTTTCCATTTCAATATTGTCCAATACCGTTCTCTCCTGGCGTTCCAGAGGCGAAACGGCGCGACTTGTCTTTACCCGCCCCAATAGCGCCGATGAAGCGGCCGCCCAACCACAAGCCTTGGAGGACTGACCCATGGGACTGATTGCACTTATCTTTGCCATACTCA
This window of the uncultured Cohaesibacter sp. genome carries:
- a CDS encoding 3-hydroxy-D-aspartate aldolase BhcC encodes the protein MKEAEIQTPCLILDLDALENNIKKMGAYIKAHGMRHRLHGKMHKSVDIALLQMELGGACGVCCQKVSEAEVFARGGISDLLVSNQVRDPHKIDRLASLPKLGARTIVCVDDMDNVDELSRAARKHETEIECLVEIDCGAGRCGVSDPEKALQLATAINKAHGLKFAGLQAYQGSMQHLSTYQERKAKVDVAIAMVKACLKLLDEAGLACDIVGGGGTGSYYFETASGVYNELQCGSYAFMDADYGRVLDEEGKRIDDGEWQNALFLLTSVMSHVKADRAIVDAGLKVQSVDSGLPVVYGRDDVSYLECSDEHGTIADPDGVLKINEKLRLVPGHCDPTCNIHDWYVGVRKGVVETVWPVSARGKAF
- a CDS encoding TRAP transporter small permease — its product is MPGFLGKIEFVVGAVLLAVITFLVFIAAVMRFFGHPLIWSVDLAQLLFIWLCFIGATRAMRERVHLGVDFLVRLFPFAARRLIETALAFLFIAFLMVLAYEGYKLTMLNWQRVFGDSGLSYAWVTISVPAGSILLSISILSNTVLSWRSRGETARLVFTRPNSADEAAAQPQALED
- a CDS encoding GntR family transcriptional regulator — translated: MSLFEELEQQNIDLRLPVAPQIHAILRQQIIRNQLTPGSRMSEAEWANAFAVSRQPVREAFIKLANDGLLDILPNRGSFVKKISPAAVMDARFVREAIEADIVRLVAETHDEALDRELSNQIEHQQRAVDTDDPDAFIALDELFHQTLAESVRKTGAWAVIQSQKAQMDRVRYLSLVDHNTAKLLEQHRAIVSAIAAHDTAAAEAAMRSHLRRILKDLPQIAQEKPELFEPGDG
- a CDS encoding C4-dicarboxylate TRAP transporter substrate-binding protein; its protein translation is MSFSALSKTILAGAIVSLLGSTAMAADYTLSINTALATSDPLYKGLEAFQTNVKDASDGRIEVKLFPNSQLGPDEDVLEQARAGAPVAVIVDGGRLAVFEKELGVLGAPFLASGYEGIRKVVTSDLFEGWVKKLHDTSGHQILSFNWWQGERHLLTNKEVNVPADLKGVRMRTPGAPVWTGTIAAMGATPTPMPWGEVYSALSANVIDAAEAQLPAIVGAKLDEVIKYVTKTGHINLITGMVTSAMWFDSLPADLQKVLRDEALKAGDIASYGTLKSFEGIEKELKEKGVEVREIDVTPFKEATAKVYDDLGYGDLRDKLRAMAAE
- the uxuA gene encoding mannonate dehydratase, whose protein sequence is MRQTWRWFGPQDRVGIEDMLQAGVEGVVSALHHIPTGDVWSPEEITARKEIIARKKNGSPSGLSWEVVESLPVSEDIKKQKGNWRTHLENYKQSMKNLASAGIKVICYNFMPVLDWTRTDLTYRLPTGATCMRFDLIDFAAFDLFILERAGANEDFPADVIEEARRRFEALDEAGRELLAGSIIYGLPGDAEAPSMDKVRANLAEYDNISQDQLRAHFIAFLEEVAPLAQTLGLRLCCHPDDPPFGLLGLPRIMSTEADYKYMMDAVDVPANGITLCSGSLGARPDNDLPGMMKRLGDRVHFLHFRNVALESDAIKGSFYEAEHLGGHVDMVALMQAALDEEARRKAEGRDDWSIPMRPDHGLDIMDDQKRKAQPGYPAIGRMKGLAELRGIMTALQHD